Below is a window of Sulfurimonas sp. DNA.
TTGCCGTAGGCGTAGCAGAAAAATCGGAGATGGATAGAGTTTCAATGGTAAGAGCCGGTCACAAACTAATCGCTCTTCCAAGTTCAGGACTCCACTCAAACGGTTTTTCGCTTGCAAGAAAGGTTCTGTTTGAAAAAATGGGTATGAAGTTTGAAGATTATTTTAACGGAAAACCTCTTATAGAAACTCTGCTCACACCTACTAGAATCTATGTTAAAACATTCAAAGAGTTAAAAAATCAGATAATTGCTCTTGCCCACATAACAGGCGGCGGGATTGTCGAAAATCTGCCTCGCGTTCTACCGCAAAACCTAAAAGCAGAGATAAAAAAAGATGCTATAAAAGTTCTACCTATTTTTAAACTAATTTCTGAGCATGTAGAAGAAAATGAGATGTACAGAGCCTTTAATATGGGTGTAGGAATGATTTTAGTCGTAAAAGAAGAAGATGTTGAAACAGTTCTCTCAAAAACAGACGGTTATCTAATCGGTGAAATAAAAGATGGAAAAAGAGAAGCAGTTCTAATATAAATTCAAAATTGACATGTAATTATTGCTTTACATGTCAAACCTCTCCTAAAAAAACTCATATTTTATTTATATCAATCACTATGCAAAAGCTTATAAGTTATAGTATTTTGTCATTGCGAGGCTTTAGCCGTGGCAATCTCAATAACAAACGAAGCAATATATATGATTTTTCACACTTAATTGAATAGACTTTCATAACCTAAAAACTAGATTCCAAATAACCGAAGGAAATACCCTTGCGGTACAAGTTTGGAATGACGAGATTTATGAGTTTTCGTCATCCTGAACTTGATTCAGGATCTAGTTGTCGTTATATAATTTTTGAAACAAAATGTAAAAGTTTAAATAAACAGAGTAATATTCATAGAGTTAAAAAAATACGATTAAGTAAGAAGTGATTGATTAATAAGAAGTAAGAAGAAATG
It encodes the following:
- the purM gene encoding phosphoribosylformylglycinamidine cyclo-ligase, with the translated sequence MSQISYKDAGVDIDAGNSFVENIKPLVKSTNIPGVLGGIGSFAGAFELPKGLKEPVMLAATDGVGTKLKLAIDSGIHNTVGIDLVAMCVNDLLCNFGTPSFFLDYYATGKLDVKAATNVIAGIAEGCRQSECALIGGETAEMPGMYSHNDYDLAGFAVGVAEKSEMDRVSMVRAGHKLIALPSSGLHSNGFSLARKVLFEKMGMKFEDYFNGKPLIETLLTPTRIYVKTFKELKNQIIALAHITGGGIVENLPRVLPQNLKAEIKKDAIKVLPIFKLISEHVEENEMYRAFNMGVGMILVVKEEDVETVLSKTDGYLIGEIKDGKREAVLI